The DNA segment TGCTGGCAGCTGCCGTGGTGCCTTGTGTGCAAGCCTGGGGCGGCACGGTGGGGACGGTGGCCTGGTTGGGCTGCCTGTCAGCCGGCGCTTTGACGGTGGCCTGGGGGCTGAGCGTGTCCCCGCGCACCGTGGCCTGGCTGGCCCTGTTGGCGGCACCTGTGGCGCTGGCGGTGTGGCTCGGGTGCGGTGGATGGGCGGCGTGAAGGTGTCAACGCGTAAAAAGCTGCAGCCAGGGCCGCAGCGGTGGCTATACCGTCTGTAATCCTGGCGACTGCCGGCTAGGGTATGCACGCCTGAAAGCGCAGCGCCCGCTTTCTACACTGGCTTCTCATCCATCTGGAGGAGGCAAGTGCATGAAGCAATCTCGGCGTGGAGTTCTGGGCTGGGCCTTGGCGGCCTGCGGGGCGACGGTTGCGTCCGGGCCTCTGGCGGCTTGGGCACAAGGGGCGTATCCGAACCGGCCCATCAAATTCATCGTGCCCTGGCCGGCCGGCGGCAGCGCCGATATTGCCGGGCGCCTGTATGCCGACTTTCTGTCCAAAGAACTGGGCCAGCCCGTGGTGGTGGAAAACCGGCCCGGCGCCGGTGCCAATCTGGGGGTGGGTGTGCTGGCCAAGTCGCCGGCCGATGGGTACACGCTGGGCCAGGTGTCCATCGGCACCCAGAGCATCAACCAGTTCGTCTATCCGGCCCTGGGCTTCGATCCGGTGGGCAGTTTCGAGCACATCGGTCTGCAGACCAAGCAGCCCAATATCCTGCTGGTGAAAAAAGACTCGCCTTTCAAGACGCTGCAGGAGCTGGTGGCCTATGCGAAAAGCAACCCGGGAAAGCTGAACTATGCATCGCCCGGGATTGGCTCGTCGCTGCACCTGAGCGGGGCGTACCTGGCTTCGCAGGGCGACTTCCAGTGGACCCATGTGCCGTTCAAGGGCAGCGCGGAATCGATCCCGGCACTGATCGGCGGGCAGGTGGATGCGGTGTTCGACAACCTCTCGTCCTCGCTGCCCCATGTCAAGGACGGCAGCAAGGTGCGGGCACTGGTGGTGACTTCGCAGCAGCGCGTGGCTGACATTTCCCAGGTGCCCAGCGTGCTGGAAACTGGGATTCTGAAAGACCCCATTTATTCGTGGTTCGGCATTGCCGGACCCAAGGGCCTGCCGCCCGAGGCGCTGCAGCGGCTGGTGGCCGCATCGGCCAGGATCTTTCAGCACCCGGATTACATCCACAAGCTCAAGGCCATCGGTGCCGAGCCGGGCGGGCTGCAGGGGGCGGATTACCTGAAGTTCCAGGTGGCTGAGCGCGCGCGCTGGAGCAAGGTGGTCAAGGACAACCAGATCAGCATCCAGAACTGAGCGTGCGCACATGTTCCGAGATGCCGCCGTGCGCCAGCTGCGCGGGCCATTGACGCCCGGGCGACAGACGGACTAGTCTGTCCCCAGGCACGCTTCAGGCATTGGAGGAATGTCCTCCCGCGCTTGCTGCATGTGCGCAAGCAGCTATGGATTTGAAAGGAAACAAAAGATGAACGGTGCCGATCAGCTGTGTGACACCTTGCTGGCCAACGGGGTGGATGTGTGCTTTGCCAACCCCGGTACGTCGGAAATGCACTTTGTGGCCGCGCTGGACCGCAAGCCGCAGATGCGCTGCGTGCTCGGTCTGTTTGAAGGCGTGGTCACCGGCGCAGCCGACGGCTACGCGCGCATCACCGGCAAGCCGGCTGCCACGCTGCTGCACCTGGGCCCGGGCCTGGCCAATGGCCTGGCCAATCTGCACAACGCGCGCCGTGCACGTTCGCCCATCGTCAATGTGGTGGGCGAACATGCCACCTACCACCAGCAGTACGATGCGCCGCTGACCTCCGACATCGAATCGCTGGCACGCCCTATGTCGCACTGGGTGCACCGCATTGCAGCGCCGCAGGCGGTGGGCAAGGACACGGCCCGCGCCGTGGGCGAGGCACTGCGCAAGCCCGGCCAGGTGGCCACGCTGATCCTGCCGGCCGACTGTGCCTGGGGCGAGCTGCCCAAGGACACCCGGCCGGTACAGGCTCGCCTGCTGGCTGCACCCGCACCGGATGTGCAGCACATCGAACATGTGGCCCGTGCCATGCTGCGCGCCATCCAGGCTGAAGAGCAAGTGGTGCTGTTCCTGGGGCCACAGGCGCTGGAGCCCGAAGCGCTGCAGATTGCCGGCCGCATTGCCCAGGCCACCGGCGCGCGGTTGATGACGCCCACGGCATTTCGCCGCATGCAGCGCGGCCGCGGCGCCGTGGCGGTGGAGCGCCTGCCCTATGTGGTGGATGCCGGTCTGCAGGCCCTGGCCGAAGTGCAACAACTGGTGTTGCTGGGCGCGCCCCAGCCGGTGGCCTTCTTTGCCTACCCCGGCAAGCCCAGCACGCTGGCGCCGGCGGGCTGTGCCATCCACACGGCGTGCAGCCCGGAAGAGGATGTGCTGCTGGCGCTGCAGGCGCTGGCCACTGCG comes from the Comamonas terrigena NBRC 13299 genome and includes:
- a CDS encoding DUF3325 domain-containing protein, which codes for MNTGLAFLLSWALALAGMAALALAIDRHHGQLHGDGELSRRRAVLLQVAGVLLLAAAVVPCVQAWGGTVGTVAWLGCLSAGALTVAWGLSVSPRTVAWLALLAAPVALAVWLGCGGWAA
- a CDS encoding Bug family tripartite tricarboxylate transporter substrate binding protein; amino-acid sequence: MKQSRRGVLGWALAACGATVASGPLAAWAQGAYPNRPIKFIVPWPAGGSADIAGRLYADFLSKELGQPVVVENRPGAGANLGVGVLAKSPADGYTLGQVSIGTQSINQFVYPALGFDPVGSFEHIGLQTKQPNILLVKKDSPFKTLQELVAYAKSNPGKLNYASPGIGSSLHLSGAYLASQGDFQWTHVPFKGSAESIPALIGGQVDAVFDNLSSSLPHVKDGSKVRALVVTSQQRVADISQVPSVLETGILKDPIYSWFGIAGPKGLPPEALQRLVAASARIFQHPDYIHKLKAIGAEPGGLQGADYLKFQVAERARWSKVVKDNQISIQN
- a CDS encoding acetolactate synthase large subunit, translated to MNGADQLCDTLLANGVDVCFANPGTSEMHFVAALDRKPQMRCVLGLFEGVVTGAADGYARITGKPAATLLHLGPGLANGLANLHNARRARSPIVNVVGEHATYHQQYDAPLTSDIESLARPMSHWVHRIAAPQAVGKDTARAVGEALRKPGQVATLILPADCAWGELPKDTRPVQARLLAAPAPDVQHIEHVARAMLRAIQAEEQVVLFLGPQALEPEALQIAGRIAQATGARLMTPTAFRRMQRGRGAVAVERLPYVVDAGLQALAEVQQLVLLGAPQPVAFFAYPGKPSTLAPAGCAIHTACSPEEDVLLALQALATALGVDRKAPLAVQAAGHIHAPTSGPLTASAVNLVALQALPEGAIVVDESITSGRDIAAHNMQAVPHDWLVITGGAIGQGIPTAVGAAIGAPSRQVVAFQADGSAMYTCQGLWTQAREKLKCLTIIYANRSYAILHGEMKAVGTQTPGENAQRMLTLDQPAIRWTQLAESMGVPAVRCETVEEFRKALQAGLAENGPFLIEAVI